Proteins encoded together in one Psychrobacter sp. 28M-43 window:
- the nth gene encoding endonuclease III, producing the protein MSKTVKHKTADTPPSRRMPNRNVRPFFEKLAATIDEPVTELNYDSNFELLIAVILSAQATDVSVNIATKQLYPVANTPESILALGEDGLKTYIKNIGLYNAKAKNVIKTCRDLIEKFDSTVPDNRKDLESLAGVGRKTANVVLNTAFGQPTMAVDTHIFRVGNRTGLATGKTVLIVEKKLVERIPEDFIVDAHHYLILHGRYTCQARTPKCGACPVYEECMFKDKAAFLEL; encoded by the coding sequence ATGAGTAAAACGGTCAAACATAAAACAGCTGACACGCCGCCCTCTAGACGAATGCCCAATCGTAACGTGCGTCCATTCTTTGAAAAACTGGCAGCGACTATTGATGAGCCGGTTACCGAACTCAATTATGACAGTAATTTTGAGTTACTTATCGCGGTAATTTTGTCCGCACAAGCGACTGATGTCAGTGTCAATATTGCTACCAAGCAATTGTACCCTGTGGCCAATACACCTGAGTCAATACTGGCACTAGGCGAAGACGGTCTAAAAACCTATATCAAAAACATTGGTCTATATAATGCCAAAGCAAAAAACGTCATCAAAACTTGCCGTGATTTGATTGAGAAATTTGATAGCACCGTTCCTGATAACCGCAAAGATTTAGAGTCACTGGCAGGTGTCGGCCGTAAAACTGCCAACGTCGTGTTAAATACGGCCTTTGGCCAGCCTACCATGGCCGTTGACACGCATATCTTCCGCGTGGGCAATCGTACTGGGCTTGCCACTGGCAAAACCGTACTCATCGTCGAAAAAAAGCTGGTCGAGCGCATCCCAGAAGATTTCATTGTAGACGCTCATCATTATCTTATCTTACACGGCCGCTATACCTGTCAGGCTCGTACACCCAAATGCGGCGCTTGCCCTGTCTATGAAGAATGCATGTTCAAAGATAAAGCTGCATTTTTAGAGTTGTAA
- a CDS encoding BCCT family transporter, with product MDHVKVGRLGPFPRVSKPVFLTSALLIITFIILGVFFTESAGTLFSFLQGFITDKFGWFFIILVNVALGLCVYLSMSRYGDIRLGAQTETPQYSLFSWIGMLFSAGIGIGLVYWGTAEPLYHFMAPPLGEKETIEAAKQAMNITFLHWGLHAWALYAIVALSLAYFHFRRGLPLSIRSTLYPILGKKIYGSWGHAVDILAVFGTMFGVVTSLGLGVMQINSGLEKLFGIPNNLTIQIALIAFVTALAACSVMMGLDKGIKRLSDVNIGLTAILLGFMVVLGPTLFIFDSFLENIGNYLSVVVPLGLWGESYEGEANWQSAWTIFYWAWWVSWAPFVGVFIARISRGRTIREFVLGVLLIPMTILFFWFSTFGGVAIHMELLAAIDPALVSPGLVEAVQTDFGSAIFKLVEYYPLAQPITFMIVIMIVLWFVTSSDSASFVIDMLTAGGDTNPPKIQRLFWASTEGVIAAVLLAAGGLSALQAAAIVAGLPFALVIFAMMYALLRGLSRDRLILYRAQQHYITEESADHNSADEFADEHLLKGPPKIVKGD from the coding sequence ATGGATCATGTAAAAGTTGGCAGGTTAGGCCCTTTCCCGCGGGTAAGTAAACCTGTCTTTTTAACTTCAGCATTACTTATTATTACATTTATTATTCTTGGCGTTTTTTTTACTGAATCTGCCGGTACGTTGTTCAGTTTTTTACAAGGCTTTATTACCGATAAATTTGGTTGGTTTTTCATTATTCTCGTTAATGTGGCCTTAGGACTTTGTGTTTATTTATCTATGAGCCGTTATGGCGATATTCGTCTTGGTGCTCAAACTGAGACACCACAGTACAGTCTATTCTCGTGGATCGGTATGCTGTTCTCTGCTGGTATCGGTATTGGACTTGTCTACTGGGGTACAGCAGAGCCCTTATATCACTTTATGGCACCACCACTCGGTGAAAAGGAAACGATAGAAGCCGCCAAGCAGGCGATGAATATTACCTTTTTACATTGGGGCTTACATGCTTGGGCATTGTACGCGATTGTAGCGCTATCTTTAGCCTATTTCCATTTTCGCCGTGGCTTACCACTATCGATTCGCTCAACCCTTTATCCTATATTGGGTAAAAAGATATATGGCTCGTGGGGTCATGCCGTTGATATCTTAGCCGTATTCGGTACGATGTTTGGTGTGGTGACGTCACTAGGTCTTGGCGTTATGCAAATTAACTCAGGGCTTGAGAAATTATTTGGTATTCCTAATAACCTCACAATACAAATCGCTCTGATTGCCTTTGTTACTGCTTTAGCCGCCTGTTCTGTCATGATGGGCTTGGATAAGGGTATCAAACGTCTAAGCGATGTGAACATCGGTCTAACGGCTATTCTGCTTGGTTTTATGGTCGTCTTAGGGCCGACGCTTTTCATTTTTGATAGCTTCCTAGAAAATATCGGCAACTATCTTTCAGTGGTTGTGCCATTAGGTCTGTGGGGAGAGTCTTATGAAGGTGAAGCAAACTGGCAGTCAGCATGGACGATATTTTATTGGGCATGGTGGGTAAGTTGGGCGCCATTTGTCGGCGTGTTTATTGCTCGTATCAGCCGTGGTCGTACGATTAGAGAGTTTGTACTTGGGGTATTACTTATCCCAATGACCATATTGTTCTTTTGGTTTTCAACTTTCGGCGGCGTTGCTATTCATATGGAGCTGCTCGCTGCTATTGATCCAGCGTTGGTTAGTCCTGGACTGGTCGAGGCGGTACAAACAGATTTTGGTAGTGCCATTTTCAAATTGGTTGAGTACTATCCCTTGGCTCAACCCATCACATTCATGATTGTGATTATGATTGTATTGTGGTTCGTGACCTCATCAGATTCAGCGAGTTTTGTCATTGATATGCTGACCGCAGGTGGTGATACCAATCCGCCAAAGATTCAACGTTTATTTTGGGCAAGCACTGAAGGCGTCATTGCTGCTGTTTTGTTGGCTGCTGGTGGATTGAGCGCGTTACAAGCAGCCGCTATCGTAGCAGGATTGCCATTTGCTTTAGTTATATTTGCCATGATGTATGCGCTACTGCGTGGCTTGAGTCGCGATCGACTAATACTATATAGAGCGCAGCAGCATTATATTACTGAAGAATCAGCAGATCACAACTCGGCAGATGAATTTGCTGATGAGCATCTACTAAAAGGGCCACCTAAGATTGTAAAAGGTGACTAA
- a CDS encoding DUF3144 domain-containing protein: MSQDNIQDQNTDANIEITPEMQAFYQRADAIIGIANSQLGPEAHSGQVGASLLYAAARYSASVASIGFVKGDDFAKEKDDIVEFYVKQYRQMLSDNLTDYAQNFDKYVQLNQDDKPAE, encoded by the coding sequence ATGTCTCAAGACAATATTCAAGACCAAAACACTGATGCTAACATCGAAATTACCCCTGAAATGCAGGCATTCTATCAACGTGCTGACGCTATCATCGGTATCGCAAACAGCCAACTAGGTCCTGAAGCACATTCAGGTCAAGTAGGTGCTTCTTTATTGTATGCTGCAGCACGTTATAGCGCGTCAGTTGCCTCTATCGGCTTCGTCAAAGGCGATGATTTCGCCAAAGAAAAAGATGATATCGTCGAGTTTTATGTCAAACAGTATCGCCAAATGCTAAGCGACAACTTGACTGATTACGCTCAAAACTTTGACAAGTACGTGCAGCTAAATCAAGACGACAAACCGGCTGAATAA
- a CDS encoding PQQ-dependent sugar dehydrogenase: MTAHIERINIPLTSPLIIAALLFSTAACSNPSTVSPSNNKSTATESKEVSTSDSEVQTATQTNTSKPDFTTKAIATFDEPWAMTALPIADSKAPKLLVTQKTGELLIVDTATGNKTKIEGVPTVAYGGQGGLGDIIAAPDFATSNTVYLSYAEAGTGSDSNKFGAKVIKATLSGLETATPTLQDITPIWQQSPKVTGQGHYSHRLLFSPDGRYLYISSGERQDKDPAQDMNGNLGKIIRLSPDGNTPTDNPFTDNELAKQFWTIGHRNVLGMAFDDSGQLWAHEMGPKGGDEFNIIEKGNNYGWPVVSNGRNYSGLDIPDHDTKPEFAAPKITWTPVISPSAMSIYAAGTHNDFPSWQGNALISGLSSKALIVVGISEDNTAAERYRYDMGERVRSVLAVDGQVWTLEDGNDAQLLRLLPK, encoded by the coding sequence ATGACAGCCCATATTGAACGTATAAATATACCTTTAACTTCGCCGCTAATTATTGCAGCATTGCTGTTTAGCACTGCCGCGTGCTCCAACCCTTCTACAGTAAGTCCCAGCAACAACAAAAGTACCGCAACAGAGTCTAAAGAAGTTTCAACTTCAGATAGCGAGGTTCAAACCGCCACACAAACAAATACTAGCAAGCCTGACTTTACTACCAAAGCAATCGCTACCTTTGATGAGCCTTGGGCTATGACAGCGTTACCCATTGCAGATAGCAAAGCGCCAAAATTGCTAGTAACACAAAAAACAGGTGAGCTACTTATCGTAGATACCGCGACGGGTAATAAGACCAAAATCGAAGGCGTTCCTACAGTCGCTTACGGTGGTCAAGGCGGCTTAGGAGACATCATCGCGGCTCCAGATTTTGCGACGTCCAATACCGTGTATCTTAGCTACGCAGAAGCAGGAACAGGAAGTGATAGCAATAAATTCGGTGCTAAAGTCATCAAGGCGACACTCTCAGGATTAGAGACAGCCACACCTACGTTGCAAGATATCACGCCTATCTGGCAACAGTCTCCGAAAGTCACAGGGCAGGGACATTATAGTCATCGTTTGCTGTTTTCTCCCGATGGACGCTATCTATATATCAGCTCAGGCGAGCGTCAAGACAAAGACCCAGCACAAGACATGAATGGCAATCTGGGTAAGATAATACGGTTAAGTCCTGATGGTAACACCCCGACAGACAATCCGTTTACTGATAACGAGTTGGCCAAACAGTTTTGGACCATCGGACATCGCAATGTGCTTGGTATGGCATTTGACGATAGTGGACAGCTTTGGGCGCACGAGATGGGACCAAAGGGCGGGGATGAATTTAATATTATTGAGAAGGGTAACAATTATGGCTGGCCAGTGGTATCCAATGGCCGCAACTATTCAGGTCTAGATATTCCTGACCATGATACTAAGCCAGAGTTTGCAGCACCCAAAATTACTTGGACACCTGTCATATCACCATCTGCTATGAGTATCTATGCGGCTGGTACTCATAATGACTTTCCTAGCTGGCAGGGCAACGCGCTTATCAGTGGCTTATCGTCTAAAGCGCTTATCGTAGTGGGTATAAGCGAAGACAATACCGCCGCTGAGCGTTATCGCTATGACATGGGTGAGCGTGTACGCAGTGTGTTAGCAGTAGACGGGCAAGTGTGGACACTTGAAGACGGTAATGATGCACAATTACTCAGATTATTGCCCAAATAA
- a CDS encoding BCCT family transporter: MDHVKVGRLGPFPRVSKPVFLTSAILILAFIIFGALFNEQAEVVFNQAKAFVSLRFGWFFIVVVNLTLVMSIYMIFSRYGDIRLGHQNERPEYNMVSWIGMLFSAGIGIGLLYWGTAEPLYHFMAPPLGEAETVAAAKQAMNISFLHYGLHVWALYGMVALSLAYFHYRVGLPLAIRSTLYPILGKKIYGGWGHTVDTLAVFGTMFGVVTTLGLGVLQINSGLETLFGIPNNITVQIILIGLITMLAGLSLFMGLDKGIKRLSDTNILFTVILLSFVIIFGPTQFIFNSFVENIGNYLHQIVPLGLWTESYRGEENWQASWTIFYWAWWISWSPFVGVFVARISRGRTIREFILGVLLIPITILFLWFTAFGGSAVNMELVAAADPNIVSPGLIEAVKADTGSAIFKLMESYPLTGAVNLLIVVMIVLWFVTSSDSASFVIDMLTSGGDTNPPKIQRLFWAGSEGVIAAVLLAAGGLSALQAASIVSGFPFAIVIVVMMYSLLRGLSRDRLILYRNQQWFTTEESAEHNSANEFRDEELLKGPPALEKDA, from the coding sequence ATGGATCATGTAAAAGTTGGCCGATTAGGCCCTTTTCCGCGGGTAAGTAAACCTGTATTTTTGACTTCAGCAATCTTGATACTGGCGTTCATTATTTTTGGCGCTTTATTCAATGAACAAGCAGAAGTAGTATTTAACCAAGCAAAAGCATTTGTCTCTTTGCGCTTTGGCTGGTTCTTTATTGTCGTGGTCAATTTAACATTGGTCATGAGTATTTATATGATATTTAGCCGCTACGGCGATATCAGACTCGGTCATCAGAATGAAAGACCAGAGTACAATATGGTTTCTTGGATTGGCATGTTGTTTTCAGCCGGTATCGGTATTGGGCTGCTTTATTGGGGCACCGCTGAGCCGTTGTATCACTTCATGGCACCACCATTAGGCGAGGCGGAAACAGTTGCCGCTGCCAAGCAAGCGATGAATATCTCGTTCCTACATTATGGCCTACATGTATGGGCGCTATACGGCATGGTCGCGCTATCGCTCGCATATTTTCATTATCGAGTAGGTTTACCACTGGCTATCCGTTCGACACTTTATCCGATATTGGGTAAAAAGATCTACGGCGGTTGGGGGCATACGGTAGATACGCTCGCCGTATTTGGTACGATGTTTGGGGTAGTGACCACGTTAGGTCTTGGCGTTTTGCAAATTAACTCAGGCCTTGAGACTTTATTTGGCATACCCAATAATATTACGGTGCAGATTATTTTGATTGGCCTTATCACCATGCTAGCAGGGTTATCTCTGTTTATGGGATTGGATAAAGGCATCAAGCGTCTAAGTGATACCAATATATTGTTCACTGTGATATTGCTAAGTTTTGTGATTATCTTTGGGCCTACGCAGTTTATCTTTAACAGCTTCGTAGAAAACATCGGCAACTATTTGCATCAAATCGTACCATTAGGTTTGTGGACAGAGTCTTATAGAGGCGAAGAAAACTGGCAAGCTTCTTGGACGATTTTCTATTGGGCATGGTGGATCAGTTGGTCACCATTCGTTGGGGTATTCGTTGCACGTATCTCTCGTGGCCGTACCATCCGTGAGTTTATACTAGGCGTACTGTTAATTCCTATCACGATATTGTTCTTATGGTTTACTGCTTTTGGTGGTTCTGCGGTAAATATGGAGCTAGTGGCAGCAGCAGACCCTAACATAGTTAGCCCAGGTCTGATCGAAGCGGTCAAAGCCGATACGGGTAGCGCTATCTTCAAATTGATGGAGTCTTATCCATTAACGGGTGCGGTCAACTTGCTCATCGTGGTGATGATTGTCCTATGGTTTGTTACCTCATCGGATTCAGCCAGTTTTGTCATCGATATGCTGACATCAGGTGGTGATACCAATCCGCCAAAGATCCAGCGCTTATTTTGGGCAGGTTCTGAAGGCGTTATCGCTGCTGTATTGCTAGCAGCAGGTGGCTTAAGTGCATTACAAGCGGCATCGATTGTCTCAGGCTTTCCTTTTGCTATCGTGATCGTCGTGATGATGTATTCTCTCTTGCGCGGTCTCAGTCGAGATCGTTTGATACTCTATCGTAATCAGCAATGGTTCACCACAGAAGAGTCAGCAGAGCATAACTCGGCCAATGAATTCCGTGATGAAGAGTTGCTAAAAGGCCCACCAGCACTTGAGAAAGATGCTTAA
- the nudC gene encoding NAD(+) diphosphatase, protein MAHAFVLSDDSILCRQMPDGWWPLQVQLSPDSNDLSKQAYQVGHVTLHESLAPNHWLLDGSPDKDADRTVDANMAHSFTAQATSAMTYDYAVAHNVTLPIIAESSGNTFVPYRKLMTHLPVALLDQISQAIQLLSWQADTQFCGRCASPTVHADQGERAMVCPVCRLRQYPRVQPCVITAITRPNPVTDEMQILLAHHHRHGQQNLPPMYGLIAGFVEVGESLEHAVVREVAEEVNISVSDIRYVSSQPWPFPSNLMLGFRASYASGDIILQEDELAHADFFDLSNLPRIPPKGSIARDLIDQVAKEQNIDL, encoded by the coding sequence ATGGCTCATGCTTTTGTATTAAGTGATGACAGTATCTTATGCCGTCAAATGCCAGATGGTTGGTGGCCTTTACAAGTTCAGCTATCGCCTGATAGTAATGACTTAAGCAAGCAAGCTTATCAGGTTGGTCACGTAACGCTGCACGAGAGTCTAGCACCAAATCATTGGTTATTAGACGGCAGCCCTGACAAAGATGCAGATCGTACGGTTGATGCCAATATGGCTCATAGCTTTACTGCCCAAGCGACGAGCGCCATGACTTATGACTATGCAGTTGCTCATAACGTAACGCTACCAATTATCGCTGAGAGTAGTGGTAACACTTTTGTTCCTTATCGAAAACTGATGACTCATTTGCCAGTCGCCTTGTTAGATCAGATTAGCCAAGCGATACAGCTATTAAGTTGGCAAGCAGATACGCAGTTTTGTGGTCGCTGTGCTAGCCCTACCGTACATGCTGACCAAGGCGAACGTGCCATGGTTTGTCCAGTATGTCGATTGCGCCAATATCCTCGCGTACAACCGTGCGTCATTACCGCTATTACTCGGCCAAATCCAGTGACGGATGAAATGCAAATCTTATTGGCTCACCATCATCGTCATGGACAGCAAAACCTACCGCCAATGTATGGTTTGATCGCAGGGTTTGTAGAAGTTGGAGAGAGTCTGGAGCATGCCGTAGTACGTGAAGTCGCAGAAGAGGTCAATATCAGCGTATCAGATATCCGCTACGTGAGTAGTCAGCCATGGCCATTTCCCTCTAATTTAATGCTTGGCTTTCGTGCATCGTATGCTAGTGGCGATATTATCTTGCAAGAAGATGAGCTAGCTCATGCTGATTTCTTTGATCTCTCAAACCTACCCAGAATCCCGCCAAAGGGTAGTATCGCTCGCGATTTGATTGACCAAGTGGCTAAAGAACAAAATATAGATTTATAA
- a CDS encoding RnfABCDGE type electron transport complex subunit B, producing the protein MQSSTNIRLVNLPILFDALHIDTLPADIQAKIERVDACLPQTQCGLCEHPDGCLPYAAAIVLDGEPYNKCVPGGQPVTNAIAQTLDIDTPNTTLTAVPSQWPIDATSERPTEVRAVIREDDCIGCTKCIPACPVDAIVGTGKHMHTIFTDLCTGCELCIAPCPVDCIDLVTIEREISEPERIAEQEDLRQRYHTHLKRVTEQLADTSNSRPVVSMVEAKLNNAASQSLNISESQAKNTIAAAKLRTKIKKLEKQLSVRANDKKQAELESLQAELESLQVAL; encoded by the coding sequence ATGCAAAGTAGCACCAATATACGCTTAGTTAATCTACCTATCTTATTCGATGCATTACACATTGATACTTTGCCCGCTGACATACAGGCAAAAATTGAACGCGTGGATGCTTGTTTGCCACAGACGCAGTGCGGACTATGTGAGCACCCAGATGGTTGCCTGCCATATGCCGCTGCGATTGTATTAGATGGCGAGCCGTATAATAAATGTGTGCCTGGTGGTCAGCCTGTCACCAATGCGATTGCTCAGACTCTCGATATAGATACTCCTAACACTACGCTGACGGCAGTGCCTTCACAGTGGCCAATAGATGCCACCTCTGAACGTCCGACCGAGGTTCGTGCAGTTATCCGTGAAGATGACTGTATCGGCTGCACCAAATGCATTCCTGCTTGCCCAGTCGATGCTATCGTTGGTACTGGCAAACATATGCATACGATTTTTACAGATTTGTGCACGGGCTGTGAGCTATGTATCGCGCCCTGCCCTGTTGATTGCATTGACTTAGTTACGATTGAGCGAGAAATATCTGAGCCTGAGCGAATAGCAGAGCAAGAAGATCTGAGACAACGCTATCATACCCATTTGAAACGTGTCACAGAACAGCTTGCCGATACGAGCAATAGTAGACCTGTCGTTAGTATGGTAGAGGCCAAGCTCAATAATGCAGCAAGTCAGTCTCTAAACATCAGTGAATCGCAAGCGAAAAACACCATCGCAGCTGCCAAGCTCCGTACCAAAATCAAAAAACTGGAAAAGCAATTGAGTGTTCGTGCAAACGATAAGAAACAAGCAGAGCTTGAATCCTTACAAGCCGAGCTTGAGTCATTGCAAGTAGCGTTATAA
- the metK gene encoding methionine adenosyltransferase — MREYNLFTSESVSEGHPDKMADQISDAILDAILREDLHARVACETLVKTGAVILAGEITTTANIDLERLVRDTVNGIGYHHSDLGFDGETCAVINMLGKQSPEIAQGVDRSDPEEQGAGDQGLMFGYASNETEVLMPAPIEYAHRLMERQSELRRAGELPWLRPDAKAQVTLKYDGNRPVAIDAVVLSTQHDPSISQSDLQEAVMESIIKQVLPADLLHAGTRYHINPTGKFVIGGPVGDAGLTGRKIIVDTYGGMARHGGGAFSGKDPSKVDRSAAYAVRYVAKNIVAAGLAERCEVQVSYAIGVAEPTSISVNTFGTSKISNDEIIRLIRTHFDLRPYGITRMLNLLQPMYQQTATFGHFGRPGSETAFTWEKTDKADILKADAGL, encoded by the coding sequence ATGCGTGAATACAACTTATTTACCTCAGAATCTGTGAGCGAAGGCCATCCTGACAAAATGGCTGACCAAATATCAGACGCTATCCTTGACGCTATCTTACGTGAAGATCTGCACGCACGTGTGGCATGCGAAACCTTAGTAAAAACAGGCGCAGTCATACTTGCAGGTGAAATCACTACAACCGCAAATATCGATTTAGAGCGTCTGGTTCGTGACACCGTAAATGGTATTGGCTATCACCATTCAGACCTAGGCTTTGATGGCGAGACTTGTGCAGTCATCAACATGCTAGGCAAGCAATCTCCTGAAATCGCGCAAGGTGTCGATCGTAGCGATCCTGAAGAGCAAGGTGCAGGCGACCAAGGCTTAATGTTTGGTTATGCTAGTAATGAGACAGAAGTATTGATGCCAGCGCCTATCGAGTATGCCCATCGTTTGATGGAGCGTCAGTCGGAGCTGCGCCGCGCAGGCGAGCTACCTTGGTTACGTCCAGATGCCAAAGCTCAGGTAACTTTGAAGTATGATGGCAATCGTCCTGTCGCCATCGATGCTGTTGTATTATCAACACAGCATGATCCAAGCATCTCGCAGTCAGATCTACAAGAAGCCGTGATGGAATCTATCATCAAGCAAGTGCTACCAGCTGACCTATTGCACGCTGGCACACGCTATCATATCAACCCAACTGGTAAGTTTGTGATTGGCGGCCCTGTCGGTGATGCTGGTTTGACTGGTCGTAAAATTATTGTTGATACTTACGGCGGCATGGCACGTCATGGTGGCGGTGCGTTCAGTGGTAAAGATCCTTCAAAAGTAGATCGTAGTGCTGCTTACGCGGTACGTTATGTTGCCAAAAACATCGTAGCAGCAGGCCTTGCTGAGCGCTGTGAAGTACAAGTCAGCTACGCGATTGGTGTCGCTGAGCCGACTTCTATCTCTGTTAATACCTTTGGTACTAGCAAAATCAGCAACGATGAAATCATCCGCTTGATTCGTACGCACTTTGACCTACGTCCTTACGGCATTACCCGTATGTTGAACTTACTACAGCCAATGTATCAGCAGACTGCTACCTTTGGACACTTTGGTCGTCCAGGTTCAGAGACTGCCTTTACGTGGGAAAAAACAGACAAAGCTGATATCTTAAAAGCAGACGCTGGTTTATAA
- a CDS encoding BCCT family transporter, which produces MEEVKVGRLGPFPRVSKPVFITSSLLIVGFIIFGAFFTETAGAVFSFLQNFITDKFGWLFIILVNTALALCIYLAMSRYGDIRLGNQTERPQYNLFSWIGMLFSAGIGIGLVYWGTAEPLYHFMAPPMGDAETVEAAKQAMNISFMHWGLHAWAIYTIVALSLAYFHFRRGLPLSIRSTLYPLLGKKIYGRWGHTVDILAVFGTMFGVVTSLGLGVMQINSGLEKLFGTPNSLTVQFGLIAFITALAAASVLMGLDKGIKRLSDINIGFTIVLLAFMVILGPTLFIFDSFIENIGNYLTVIVPLGTWGESYSGTDWQSSWTIFYWAWWVSWAPFVGIFIARISRGRTIREFTLGVLLIPMLILFFWFTTFGGVAVHMELASAVSGVSPGLVEAVQADSGSAIFKLVEYYPLAKPITLLIVVMIMLWFVTSSDSASFVIDMLTAGGDTNPPKIQRLFWATTEGVIAAILLAAGGLSALQAAAIVAGLPFALVVFVMMYALLRGLSRDRLILYRAQQGFITDESADHNSANEFVDEHLLKGPPKIVKGD; this is translated from the coding sequence ATGGAAGAAGTAAAAGTAGGCAGATTAGGACCTTTTCCGCGGGTAAGTAAACCTGTGTTTATTACATCATCACTGCTGATTGTTGGCTTTATTATTTTCGGTGCGTTTTTCACCGAAACAGCAGGGGCTGTTTTTAGTTTTTTACAAAATTTTATTACCGATAAGTTTGGTTGGCTATTCATTATTCTAGTTAATACCGCGCTCGCGCTTTGTATTTACTTGGCAATGAGTCGCTATGGTGACATTCGACTAGGCAACCAAACAGAACGACCGCAGTACAATCTGTTCTCTTGGATTGGTATGCTATTTTCTGCAGGTATTGGTATTGGTCTAGTTTATTGGGGTACAGCAGAACCGTTGTATCACTTTATGGCACCACCAATGGGCGATGCAGAGACAGTAGAAGCCGCCAAGCAAGCGATGAATATCTCATTTATGCATTGGGGTCTACACGCTTGGGCGATTTATACGATTGTAGCGCTGTCTTTAGCGTACTTCCATTTCCGCCGCGGCCTGCCATTATCGATTCGATCTACTTTGTATCCTTTACTTGGTAAAAAGATCTATGGTCGTTGGGGACACACGGTCGATATCTTGGCTGTGTTTGGTACGATGTTTGGTGTGGTTACCTCGCTTGGACTTGGGGTTATGCAGATCAATTCTGGACTCGAAAAGCTGTTTGGTACGCCTAACAGTCTTACCGTACAGTTCGGCTTGATCGCTTTCATCACAGCGCTAGCGGCAGCTTCAGTCTTGATGGGTTTGGATAAAGGTATTAAGCGTTTAAGTGATATCAATATTGGTTTCACTATCGTCTTATTAGCGTTTATGGTCATCTTAGGACCAACGCTATTTATCTTTGATAGTTTTATCGAAAACATCGGCAACTATCTGACTGTGATTGTACCTCTAGGTACATGGGGTGAGTCTTATAGCGGTACAGATTGGCAAAGTAGTTGGACGATATTTTACTGGGCATGGTGGGTAAGCTGGGCACCATTCGTTGGTATCTTTATCGCTCGTATCTCTCGTGGCCGTACTATCCGTGAATTTACGCTTGGTGTACTACTGATCCCAATGCTGATTTTGTTCTTCTGGTTTACGACTTTTGGCGGCGTTGCTGTTCATATGGAGCTTGCTTCTGCTGTGTCAGGTGTTAGCCCAGGATTGGTAGAAGCAGTACAAGCGGATTCTGGTAGTGCCATCTTTAAGTTGGTTGAGTACTACCCATTGGCAAAACCGATTACGCTACTGATTGTCGTCATGATTATGCTATGGTTTGTGACCTCGTCAGATTCTGCTAGCTTTGTCATCGATATGTTGACTGCTGGTGGCGATACCAACCCACCGAAAATCCAGCGCTTATTTTGGGCAACGACAGAAGGCGTTATCGCCGCTATCTTACTAGCGGCTGGTGGACTGTCTGCTCTACAGGCGGCAGCGATCGTAGCAGGACTACCGTTTGCCTTGGTTGTCTTTGTCATGATGTATGCGCTACTGCGTGGTTTGAGTCGCGATCGTCTGATTCTATACAGAGCGCAGCAAGGCTTTATTACAGATGAATCAGCAGATCATAACTCAGCGAATGAATTCGTTGACGAGCATCTTCTAAAAGGGCCACCTAAGATTGTTAAAGGTGACTAA